From Candidatus Rokuibacteriota bacterium, a single genomic window includes:
- the lon gene encoding endopeptidase La has protein sequence MAEELKADVVTNDAGTSVPDVISVLPLRDTVLFPQAMLPLAAGRESSVKLIKDAVRAGAAIGTFGQLDPALDQPQESDLHRVGTYTSIHKVFRQQDGSVRMAVQGLTRIRLLEVVQTQPFLRARVEEVPDIMPAPGDLETEALTRNATTLFRRIAELSPLLPDEIADAVAQLTHPGRVADAIAASLPSLSTQTKQELLATADVKARLARLVPALTKEAEVLELGSRIQSQVESEVGKTQRDYYLREQLKAIQKELGQTDERTQEIDELREKIEAAGMTDEAKKEALRELDRLSRMSPAAAEYTVARTYLEWLVALPWSKETEDSLDLTAARAVLDEDHSGLEKVKDRILEYLAVKTIRPIGRDPILCFVGPPGVGKTSLGRSIARALGRKFHRISLGGMRDEAEIRGHRRTYIGALPGQIIQGLRRAESKNPVLMLDEIDKLGMDFRGDPASALLEVLDPEQNAAFRDHYVDVPFDLSRVLFITTANLLDTVPPALRDRMEIIDLPGYTEEEKVRIARQHLVPKQARDHGLVEGEQIRWTDAALTQLVRYYTREAGLRNLEREIAAITRKVAKRRVEGSTEPVEVTPELVGELLGAPRFLVEELEERTRVPGVAVGLAWTAAGGDILFIEATRMQGSKTLTLTGQLGDVMKESAQAALSWVRSHAADLGIRSDFWDTSDIHVHVPAGGIPKDGPSAGVTMVTVLASLMSQRPVKPRLAMTGEVTLSGRVLAVGGIKEKVLAARRAGVRTVILPRRNEKNLLEDVPKRLRETMTFHLVDSVQEVLDLALEDALPRGGRIRDALLSSRN, from the coding sequence ATGGCTGAAGAACTGAAGGCGGACGTGGTGACGAACGACGCAGGCACGAGTGTGCCCGACGTGATTTCGGTGCTCCCTCTGCGCGACACCGTGCTCTTCCCGCAGGCGATGCTGCCGCTGGCCGCCGGGCGCGAGTCCTCGGTCAAGCTCATCAAGGATGCGGTGCGCGCCGGCGCTGCCATCGGCACATTCGGGCAGCTGGATCCGGCGCTGGACCAGCCGCAGGAGAGCGATCTCCACAGGGTCGGCACCTACACCTCCATCCACAAGGTGTTCAGGCAGCAGGACGGGTCCGTCCGCATGGCGGTGCAGGGGCTCACGCGCATCCGCCTCCTCGAGGTCGTACAGACCCAGCCGTTCCTGCGCGCGCGCGTTGAGGAGGTGCCGGACATCATGCCGGCCCCGGGCGATCTCGAGACCGAGGCGCTCACGCGCAACGCCACGACGCTCTTCAGGCGGATCGCGGAGCTCTCGCCGCTCCTTCCTGACGAGATCGCCGACGCGGTCGCGCAGCTCACGCATCCCGGGCGGGTCGCCGACGCCATCGCGGCCTCGCTGCCTTCGCTCTCGACCCAGACGAAGCAGGAGCTGCTCGCCACGGCCGATGTCAAGGCGCGGCTCGCGCGTCTCGTGCCGGCGCTGACCAAGGAGGCGGAGGTGCTGGAGCTCGGCTCCCGCATCCAGTCCCAGGTCGAGTCCGAGGTGGGCAAGACCCAGCGCGACTACTACCTCCGGGAGCAGCTCAAGGCCATCCAGAAGGAGCTCGGCCAGACTGACGAGCGCACCCAGGAGATCGACGAGCTTCGGGAGAAGATCGAAGCAGCCGGGATGACCGACGAGGCCAAGAAAGAGGCCCTGCGCGAGCTCGACAGGCTTTCGAGGATGTCGCCCGCGGCCGCCGAGTACACCGTGGCGCGGACGTACCTCGAGTGGCTCGTGGCGCTGCCGTGGAGCAAGGAGACCGAGGACTCGCTCGACCTGACGGCCGCGCGCGCGGTCCTCGACGAGGACCACTCGGGGCTCGAGAAGGTCAAGGACCGCATCCTCGAGTACCTTGCGGTCAAGACTATCCGCCCGATCGGCCGGGATCCGATCCTCTGCTTCGTGGGCCCGCCAGGGGTCGGCAAGACCTCGCTTGGACGTTCGATCGCACGGGCGCTCGGGCGGAAGTTCCACCGGATCTCGCTCGGGGGGATGCGGGACGAGGCGGAGATCCGCGGCCACCGGCGGACCTATATCGGTGCGCTGCCGGGCCAGATCATCCAGGGACTGCGCCGCGCCGAGTCCAAGAACCCGGTCCTCATGCTCGACGAGATCGACAAGCTGGGGATGGACTTCCGCGGCGACCCGGCCTCGGCGCTCCTCGAGGTCCTCGACCCCGAGCAGAACGCCGCCTTCCGCGACCACTACGTGGACGTGCCGTTCGACCTGTCGCGCGTGCTCTTCATCACGACAGCCAACCTCCTCGACACCGTGCCGCCCGCGCTCCGCGACAGGATGGAGATCATCGATCTGCCCGGCTACACGGAAGAGGAGAAGGTTCGGATCGCGCGCCAGCACCTCGTGCCCAAGCAGGCGCGGGATCACGGTCTTGTGGAGGGCGAGCAGATCCGCTGGACCGACGCCGCGCTGACCCAGCTCGTGCGGTACTACACGCGGGAGGCGGGGCTCCGCAATCTCGAGCGCGAGATCGCCGCGATCACGCGCAAGGTCGCCAAGCGGCGGGTGGAAGGGTCGACGGAGCCGGTCGAGGTGACACCCGAGCTTGTAGGCGAGCTCCTGGGCGCCCCCCGCTTCCTGGTGGAAGAGCTCGAGGAGCGCACTCGCGTGCCCGGCGTGGCCGTGGGCCTGGCCTGGACGGCGGCGGGCGGCGACATCCTCTTCATCGAGGCGACGCGCATGCAGGGCAGCAAGACGCTCACGCTCACCGGGCAGCTGGGCGACGTGATGAAGGAGTCGGCGCAGGCCGCGCTGTCGTGGGTCCGCTCGCACGCCGCGGATCTCGGCATCCGGTCCGATTTCTGGGACACGTCGGACATCCACGTCCACGTCCCGGCCGGCGGCATCCCCAAGGACGGCCCCTCGGCCGGCGTGACCATGGTCACGGTGCTGGCCTCGCTGATGAGCCAGCGGCCCGTCAAGCCGCGGCTGGCGATGACGGGAGAGGTGACGCTGTCCGGCCGCGTCCTCGCGGTGGGCGGCATCAAGGAGAAGGTGCTCGCGGCCCGGCGCGCGGGTGTCCGCACGGTCATCCTGCCGCGGCGGAATGAGAAGAATTTGCTCGAGGACGTGCCCAAGCGCCTCCGGGAGACCATGACCTTCCATCTCGTGGACTCGGTGCAGGAAGTGCTCGACTTGGCCCTCGAAGACGCTCTGCCCCGCGGCGGCCGGATTCGGGACGCCCTGCTGTCTTCGCGGAACTAA
- a CDS encoding helix-turn-helix transcriptional regulator translates to MTDKGKPVYMIGVVAEMLRLHPQTLRMYEKKGLIRPSRTEGRTRMYSSEDVEEIARVVRLARDLGVNLAGIEIILKMRRRMMDMQHQLEDLTSHVRSGMDDARDAASRGRSEALVRAASSHLKPVDLF, encoded by the coding sequence GTGACCGACAAGGGCAAGCCAGTCTACATGATCGGCGTCGTGGCGGAGATGCTCAGGCTCCACCCCCAGACGCTCCGGATGTACGAGAAGAAGGGCCTGATCCGCCCCTCCCGCACCGAGGGCCGGACGCGCATGTATTCGTCCGAGGACGTGGAGGAGATCGCCAGGGTGGTCCGGCTGGCGCGGGATCTCGGGGTGAATCTCGCGGGCATCGAGATCATCTTAAAGATGAGGCGCCGCATGATGGACATGCAGCACCAGCTCGAGGACCTCACGAGCCACGTGCGGAGCGGGATGGACGACGCGCGGGATGCCGCGAGCCGCGGCCGCAGCGAGGCGCTGGTGCGGGCGGCTTCGAGCCACTTGAAGCCCGTGGATCTCTTTTAA